The genomic region tttttaattgtaacgggaaggtcctccgcctaacggttttctattttttcttattttcagatagaaaaatttatatctcgcttccaactacttgaacaaatattttgttaattaggttttgtaagttaggaaattgaatgctcttaaaatatggtctcttatgattttttcgtaaacccaaccgtttaaaagatattaacggttgaaatttgactatttttggaaaaattctttttttcttattaattttataactcaatgaaaaaaaattattatgaatgatgatacacatagttttgtaggaaatttactgctctataaaaatggtctactacgatatttcgattaagttaagcgtttacgagatattcatcgtcaaacatcaatgcatattagggtggataaaaaaaaatttttttttttttgtttggtactctgaaaaataggttcctagacacctctaagtaagcctctccaaaaatctattcataataattttttttcattgagtgaACGGTGAGTCTTTTATATGAAGAAAAAATGCCACGAGCCAGACGAGCAAATATATGTAGGTCGGCGAACGCGTAATACAAAGATATGCCATTACAAACACGATCACAGACTGCAGATGAACGCGCACAAGCTAATGGATCGCAGCGTGAACGTAACACACGAAATAGATCTGTTGCCCTCGCCCTTGCACGGCGCTCACGAATACGCCGTTCTATTTCGGCTAAAATGTTGCGTGCTGCATTTAATTACAACAGCCAGATTGATTGTAGTATGTACGGATACATTGGAATGATGGACGCAATTTGTCCACATTGTTATCCGGCTAACTTTCAAGGTGAAACGCCCGGTATGTGTTGTGTTAAAGGCAAAGCATTTAAAAGTCCACCCGAAACATTGCATTTTGTAGGTTTTGGGACATCTCAAACGTCGAAGCTTTTTTTGAGTCGTGTTCAAAAACACAATTCGACATTTCAAATTAcatcaaaaacaagaaaaaacgttacttcggctgcaccgaagctaatatacccttcacaggtgcatttctgttagtaactatgtgttcagtttgtatggaagctatacgctatagtcaaccgatctgatcaatttcttcggagattatattattatcctacataagcagtaatccatgtcaaattttgtgaagataccacgtcaaatgcaaaagttttccatacaagccctccttttattccgatcgttcggtttgtatggcaggtatatgctataatgagccgatctgaacaatttcttccgatattacattatttctatgaacaataactcataccaagtttcgtgaagatatatcgtccaatgaggaagtttcccatgcaagcatttgattcccatcattcagtttgtatgatagctatatgctatagttaaccgatctgaacaatttcttcggatattacattgttgccttagaaaataatctgtaccaaatttcgtgaagataccacctcaaatgcaaaagttttccatacacgcactagattccgatagttcagtttgtgtggtagctatatgctattgttaaccgatctgaacaatttcttcggagattctattttttctttagagaataatctgtaccaaatttcgtgaatatatcttgtcaaatgtgaaagttttccatacaagaacttgtttccgatcgttcagtttatattgcagctgtatgttatagtggtccgatatcggccgttccgacaaatgagcagcttcttgaagagaaaatgacgtttgcaaaatttcaaaacgatatcttaaaatctgagggactagttcgtatatacatatacatacagacggacatggctaaatcgacccaGCTCGACatacttatcatttatatatgtatatactttaaaaggtctccgacgattccttctggctattacaaacttcgtgacaaacttaattcaccctgttcagggtataattagtATACTATTGCAAACACTTTCTGTAGGCAATGAAAAAgttctttaaaatttcattgtagCTACGATTTTAACTGCTAAATCAAAACGCGGTTTTTGATACCGCCTAACCCTATGATTCCAACTGTTATGCCGTTTCAGTTCAAACGATTACAACTAGGTTCAAAATAGCTGgcaattaatgaaatatttttttaagattatctctttcaaatatcgcggctacgtctcagatggtccatccgttgagtccaattttctatgactcgttcgagcaattCGACAGGTAACTGCCGattgacacgcgtgatgttttgctccaaggcgtGAATCGAAGATGAATTGTCCACATAgatttagactttacatatccccacagaaaaccCCATAAAACTAGCAGGCCTAACGTACCTTTAGGTACTTCCCTAGCTTCAATTCTtaaaagttgcaagaatatgaaatattcggttatacccgatCTTTGTTCTTCTTTACTTGTTCgagtataaatttatatttgagtTTTCTATTTCTTATTActgagttatatttttatttttattttcctatttttttataatttctataaaataaattactttcgGTCACTATGATTACCGTCTATTATAAGAACTTGACTAATTTCTAATATTCCGATTTATTTCGCTCCTAAGCGTGCAATAAACTCTCCATTAGATCCGTTCTGTCCGCCTTCGAAATAGATTCGGAGAAGGGTTTGCCTTGATAAATATCCACCTCGGCGCTTTCGCAACGCCGAAAGTCAAAATCGTACAGACCCAACTTGTAGTACTTGGTGAATggcttgtaaatatgtaaaccGCGCCTACAGCGTATTACTACACCATTGTTGAAAACAATACGCGGCTTCTTTAATTGTTCGTCGAATTGGTAGTTGAACGAAATATTGCCACTCTCCAACTCTTCGCGCAAATCATTTAACACATCCTTTTGCAGATTGCTGGACTTAGGACTAGCGCGAGTAATTACACGCAAGAACATCAGATTTGGACAATTCTTCACAAGCACTTCGACAAAGTTAATTAAATGTTCCAGATGGCAGCTTTGAGTGAGACATGGTTCGTAAATATGCACCACCGATACTTTTTCGTTCAAATAGCAGCCGATTAGCTTTTCATAGCTGCGGCCCCGTGAACCCTCCGTGATGGCGATATGTTCCGTAATCTTGCAGCTGAACAAGTTCTGTTCGATTTGATCACGCAGACGCTGCACGTGCTTTTCGTAACTACTGAGATATtttctgaaagaaaaaattggaaaagaaatttttttttgaaaaatactataAAAGATCATCTCGATGAacatttttaaagcataaaagtGGTTCTAggagtatacatatatcaaaaactgaagAAGTATGCTCATGAATAAATATTCACCACTATAGAGATTTACTGAGGCTTGaccttttatttgtatatatgtatgtatgtacctgtaACTATCTAACATGTCTTCGTTTTGTTCGTTGTCCGTGCAGATTTGCAGTTTTACGAGACTTTCTTCGTATAGCATGCGTGCCTCTAACACATGACCGCTCAGTTCGCACTCTAGCGCACGCATTATTAGCTCTTTAATGTCTTGCATCAGTGTTTTGTGATCTGGcttctttgttttgttgtcaCTGCCCCTTTTCATATCTCTTGATTCACGATCGCTTTTAACAGCTCTCATATCCCTCGAACTTTTGACGTTGGTTATTTCACGTTCGCTTTTTGATTCATGCTGTCTTCGATGCGCTAATTCGTTTCGTGAAGTACGTTCAATTTTACTCTCATAATATTTTTCGTCGCTATCTTTTCGTCTCTCGCGATCGGATTTCGAGTAGCGCTCACTTCTGCTTTCGCGATCATGCTCTCTTCTACTTTCATGTTCAGTCTTTAAACCACGTTCGCTTCTTTGTTCGCTCCTTTTCTCCCTAGCATCCTTAAGAACTTTGGAGTCTCTAACATTACGCTCTCTTTTGGATTCACAATTTTCTTTGCCTCCCATAGATTCCCATGTAGATTTTGAGCCTTTGGATGATTTTTTCTCCATATCgtatttaactaaaattttgatcACCAATCCCTGattccaaaaatttatatacatatatttttatttatttgccaaaATTGTTTAgctacatttttcaaataaagatttgacagttattttattttttacagatTAAAATGATTTCCTTCATATGAATGATTGAGACCTTGAAAGGATTGACATTGTgtgctcatatatacatattttcgaaTATAGTGAAATCAAATTACATTAAGCAATATTTACGAAAATGTCACGAAAAATGTAGGTGCTGTtactacatgtgtatgtacacttCAAAAATGATGGTTAAAATCTTTAAACACGAAAAAATAAAGCTTCAACGACTTGTGTATGCAATAGATTGTCGCGCAGTGTTATTTCTTAACATCTGACCGTGATCGctccttggcatttattttttgaagattatctctttcaaatgttggccgcggctacgtctcagatggtccatccgttgagtccaattttcgatgactcgttctaGCATTTCGTCTGATATCTGGCGAATGACACATGATATCATATGGTCTTTAATGGTCGAGCGGCTCCAGGtcttacacaagctgtatttggTACACTTTCAATTGAAGATCTCGAAGTAAAATGccccaagtcgttccatacgtccgTCCAAGCTGCTGCAAATGGCGCAGAATCGACTCTCAACGATCTTCGTGTACTCTATCAACACGGCTGCTACATTTTCTTCCATGCGTActagacgtggtctattcggtagaatattatccaataatgagtgttgggtctcaagatggatgatggtgttgagaatagtacgctcagttgcccgattatgttgaccattaGTTGAGCGACGCGCGCGAAACACATAGAGTAATTTAGGGTATTGTGATATAGGCATACTTTTTTCGATGACTAATCAACTTTTTGAAGAGGAAACCAGTATAATTTCTATTAATGCGATAGGTTCAGGCATTTTCCAACATATTCCGAAATAGTATTGCATTTTGTTCAGTTTTGAGGAAGCTATTATAAAGTATGTAAGCATTTGTAATAGTTGGTATAcatagtaaaatatttgaaaagtcaTTCACAAGATTTGCAAACGAATATTGCCTGGCGTTTAGGGAGGCATTTGCTATGTGCCCAAACTAAGTCGCATTGCAAGCATGGAGTCCAAGTCATGACTTCCCCATCTGCCCCAAAGGTTTTATTGCAAAAAGCGCAGGCGGTGTCCTTAGTAGGAGGAATTTCTGCCCAATATTCCTCGTCTGAACTGGGTAATATCAAACTTTTATCCGACTTGCTTGATGCACTTTTCCTAGTCTGCTTTAACCGTATTTTCCCAGCTACTTTACCCGGCATTAATGCCCGCTTCacgcttttcttttttttgcggTTTTCAGCATTTTTGATGCTTACTTCCAACGCAGCCTTAAATGGTGATGTTGTAAGTATTGTCGCTTCGGAACGCTTACCTATCGAGCTAGTTTTCTGTATCAGTTTAGGTGGAGATGAGATCTCCCATGGCGTGATTAAGTGCTGCATGGCTGCTTTACTTGTGCTAGCGATCGGTTCTTCTAAATCGCTTTCATCTCTGATTTGTGCGTCTTCCGCTTAATGTTTTTCATGAATAAAATCGCTTTCCTGAAACTTGTTCTTATCAAATGGATAAATCCCAGTACATTTGAACCCATTAATCGCTATTTGCGCAGTTTGAACTTTAAGATAAGCTTTTGCAAAGAGTTCTACAACATCGAGTTGTGTCACCTTTCGGCCTTCTTCACGCATAAATCGTCTTATTTCCTCATTATAGTAAGTTTTAAGAGGTCCCATAAAGAATTTGTCCAAAGGTTGCATTTTATGAGTACAATGGGTGGCAAGGATAAAATTATAACGCCATTTTCACGAGCTTTATCAAGAACCTCAATATTTCTTGTATGGCTATAGTGACCATCTAAGATCAAAAGGACTGGGTTCTCCTTAGAAGGATGTGTAAATCGCATAAAATGGTCAAACCACATTGTAAATATTGGAATTTGTATCCATCCGGATATGTGACAGGCAGAATCGGAGCCAAGTGGAGCATGTTTCATTAAAAGCGGAGAAGG from Bactrocera tryoni isolate S06 chromosome 3, CSIRO_BtryS06_freeze2, whole genome shotgun sequence harbors:
- the LOC120771982 gene encoding MIT domain-containing protein 1-like is translated as MYINFWNQGLVIKILVKYDMEKKSSKGSKSTWESMGGKENCESKRERNVRDSKVLKDAREKRSEQRSERGLKTEHESRREHDRESRSERYSKSDRERRKDSDEKYYESKIERTSRNELAHRRQHESKSEREITNVKSSRDMRAVKSDRESRDMKRGSDNKTKKPDHKTLMQDIKELIMRALECELSGHVLEARMLYEESLVKLQICTDNEQNEDMLDSYRKYLSSYEKHVQRLRDQIEQNLFSCKITEHIAITEGSRGRSYEKLIGCYLNEKVSVVHIYEPCLTQSCHLEHLINFVEVLVKNCPNLMFLRVITRASPKSSNLQKDVLNDLREELESGNISFNYQFDEQLKKPRIVFNNGVVIRCRRGLHIYKPFTKYYKLGLYDFDFRRCESAEVDIYQGKPFSESISKADRTDLMESLLHA